DNA from Kitasatospora herbaricolor:
CGTCCGGGCCGCTGTACTCGACACCGGAGACCAAGGTCTTGACGTAGACGAACTGGCCGTCCTTCACCTGGTCGGCCGGCTTCTTCGCGGCGGCCTGGGCCGCCTGGCCGAGCAGCTCGACGGCGCTCGCCGGCACGGCGTTCAGGATCGGCGCCTTCGCGCCGCCGGACTGCCCCGCGCCGTCCGGCTGCGGCGCGGCCGACCGCGTCGTGCCAGCCTGCGCCGGCCCCGGGGTGGCGCCGTTGCCGCCGGTGCCCAGCACCAGCGCCAGCGCCAGCCCGCCGACCATCGCCGGCATCGCGATCCAGCCGAGCTTGCGGTAGCCGCGCGCGGCCCTGGCCGGACGCGCGGCCTCGGTGATCTCGTTCATCAGGTGTCCCCTCAACAGCTGGTGACGGTCCGCGGTGAGTTCCGGTCGCGCCGGGGCCGGCAGCAGGCTGCTCAGCTCCGCGCGCTCGTCGGTGTCGCGCTTGGCGTTCATCGGCTCTTCTCCCGCATCGACCGGGCCGCTTCCCTGCGGCCACCCTGTACCTGTCCGCTGCCGTCACCGGGTTCCGTCCCGATCCGGGCCCGGGCCAACTCCTCCTGCGCGAGCTTCCGCAGCCGGGTCCGCGCCCTCGAAAGCCGGGAGCGCACCGTCCCCACCGGAACCCCCAGCGCCTGCGCCGCCCCCGCGTAGTCGAGCCCGGCCCAGACGCAGAGGGTGAACACCTCCCGCTCCCCGCGCCGCAGCCTGGCCAGCGCCCGGTGCGCCGCCGCCAGTTCCGCGCTGTCGTCGAGCCGGCCCACCAGCTCGTCCGCGAAGTCGGGCACCACCTCCCGGGCCGGCATCCGGGCCAGCGCCGCCTGATGGCGCCGGGCCGCCCGCGCGGTGTTGCGCAGCACGTTCGCCGCGATCCCGAACAGCCACGGCCGTACGCTCTCCCCCTCCTCGCGCAGTTTCCCGCGCAGTCGCCAGGCCTCCAGGAAGGTCAGGGAGACGACGTCCTCGGCCGTCGCCCAGTCCCCCGACGCCCGCACCGCGTACCGGTACAGGTCCCGTGCCTGTTCGTCGAACAGTTCCCCCAGCGCGCTCTGGTCCCCGGCTCGCAGCCGGGACCGTAGTGACAGTTCCACACCCCTACCTGTCCGCCCCGGCGAGCGGGTTCCGTGTGATCCGGGCCACACCGACGGCCCCGGCGGGCGCCGCGGCGACGGCGGTTCCGGGCCGCCCCGCGATCGCCCGCCCCGGGACATGGTGGCGGATCCGGCCGGGGCGGACCGCGGCGGGAGGGGCCGGCCGGACGCGCACAACGGGTGAGGGCGGGACCGCAGTGCGGTCCCGCCCTCACCCGTCAGGCCCGTCGTCGGGCCTCACACCGTCCGCCTCAGCGCATCGAACCGGTGCGCAGCAGCGTGCGGATCACCCGCATCGCGACCGAGAGGCTGGACAGCTCGTAGTTGTCCGAACCCCTTATGTCGTCGAGGGTGCTCTTGGCGCGGTTGAGCAGGGTGGCGTTCAGCTCGGCCCAGGCGGTGTAGCGCTCCTCGGGGGTGGCGCCCTCGCCGCCGCAGGCCAGGATGTCGGCCGTGAGCGCCGCGTGGGCCGCGAAGAGGTCCTCGCGGATGGCCGCGCGGGCCATCGAGGACCAGCGGTCGACCCGCGGGAGCTCGATGATGCGGTCCAGCAGGTGGGTGATCTGCAGGCGGTCGGCGAGGTCGTAGTAGAGGTCGGCGACCTCGGCGACGTCCTTGCCGGAGCGGTCCGCGACCTCGGTGATGTCGAGGGTCGGGAAGGTCGAGGACAGGCCCGCGATCCGGGTGGCCAGGCCCTCCGGGACGCCGGCCTCGGCCAGCTCGTTGTAGACGTGCTCGAACCAGACGAGGTCCTCGCCGCGCAGCGGCTTGGGGAGCGAGCCCCAGACCTGGTTCACGCGGTCGTGGAAGAACTCGATGGTGCCGGCGATGTCCAGCGGCTGGCGGCGGTTGTTGAGCATCCACCGGGTGGCGCGCTCGACCAGGCGGCGCGAGTGCAGGCGCATCCGGGTCTGCGCCCGGGCGGAGACCTTGGTGTCCAGGCCCTCGATCTCGGCCCAGATCTCCTCCAGGCCGAAGACGGCGCGGGCCGCGGTGTGGGTCCGGGCGATCTCCTCGTACGTCGCGCCGGTCTCCTCGCGGAGGCGGAACGCGAAGGTGCAGCCGCCGCGGTTGATCGTGTCGTTGACGATCAGGGTGGTGATGATCTCCCGGCGCAGGGCGTGGGCGTCGATCGCCTCGCCGAAGCGGGCCCGCAGGGCGCTGGGGAAGTACTCCTGGAGGGCGGTGCGGAAGTACGGGTCGTCGGGCAGCTCGGTGGCGAGCAGCTCGTCGGCCAGGGTGATCTTGGTGTAGGCGAGCAGGACGGACAGCTCGGGCTGGGAGAGCCCGCGGCCGTTCTGCTGGCGCTCACGGATCTGGCGCTCGGCGGGCAGGAACTCCAGGGCCCGGTCGAGCTGCCCGTCGGCCTCCAGCCGGTTGATCATCCGGGAGTGGACGTTGACCATGCTGACGGCCTGCGCGACGGCGTTGGCCAGCACCACGTTCTGCGCGTAGTTGTTGCGCAGCACCAGGTGGCCGACCTCGTCGGTCATCTCGGCGAGCAGCTTGTTGCGCTGCTTGACCGTCATGTCGCCGTCGGCGACGACCTGGTTGAGCAGGATCTTGATGTTGACCTCGTGGTCCGAGGTGTCGACGCCGGCCGAGTTGTCGATGGCGTCGGTGTTGATCCAGCCGCCGGTGGCCTCGGGGCCGCCGCTCGCCGCGTACTCGATGCGGCCGAGCTGGGTGCAACCGAGGTTGCCGCCCTCGCCGACCACCCGGGCCCGCACGTCGCTGCCGTTGACCCGGATCGCGTCGTTGGCCTTGTCGCCGACCTCGGCGTTGGTCTCGGTGGAGGCCTTGACGTAGGTGCCGATGCCGCCGTTCCAGAACAGGTCGACGGGCGACTGCAGGATGGCCTTCATCAGCTCGGCCGGGGTGAGCCGGGCCTGCTCGATGCCGAGCACGGCCCGCACCTGGGAGCTGAGCTGGATGGACTTGGCGCTCCGCGGGAAGACGCCGCCGCCGGTGGAGATCAGCGACTTGTCGTAGTCGTCCCAGGAGCTGCGGGGCAGGTCGAAGAGCCGGCGGCGCTCGGCGTACGAGACGGCGGCGTCCGGGTTCGGGTCGAGGAAGATGTGCCGGTGGTCGAAGGCGGCGACCAGGCGGATGTGCTCGCTGAGCAGCATGCCGTTGCCGAACACGTCACCGGACATGTCGCCGATGCCGACGACGGTGAAGTCCTCGCTCTGGGTGTCGTGGCCCAGCTCGCGGAAGTTGCGCTTGACGGACTCCCAGGCGCCGCGGGCGGTGATGCCCATGCCCTTGTGGTCGTAGCCGGCCGAGCCGCCGGAGGCGAACGCGTCGCCCAGCCAGAAGCCGTAGGACTCGGCGACGCCGTTGGCGATGTCGGAGAAGGTCGCGGTGCCCTTGTCGGCGGCGACCACCAGGTAGGTGTCGTCCTCGTCGTGGCGGACCACGTCCTGCGGGTGGACGACCTCGCCGGCCTTCAGGTTGTCGGTGATGTCGAGCAGCGCCGAGATGAAGGTCTTGTACGAGGCGATGCCCTCGGCCAGCCAGGCGTCGCGGTCCACCGACGGGTCGGGCAGCTGCTTGGCGACGAAGCCGCCCTTGGCGCCGACCGGGACGATGACGGTGTTCTTCACCATCTGGGCCTTGACCAGGCCGAGGATCTCGGTGCGGAAGTCCTCGCGCCGGTCGGACCAGCGCAGCCCGCCGCGGGCTACCTTGCCGAAGCGCAGGTGCACGCCCTCGACCTGCGGGGAGTAGACCCAGATCTCGAACGCGGGGCGCGGGGCCGGCAGGTCCGGGATGGCCTTGGGATCGAACTTCATCGAGACGTAGCGGTGCCAGTCGCCGGTCTCGGAGGAGTGCTGGAAGAAGTTGGTCCGCAGGGTCGCCTGGATGAGGTGCAGGAAGGAGCGCAGGATGCGGTCCTCGTCCAGCGAGACGACCTCGTCGAGGGCGCCGGAGAGCTCCTCGACGATGCCCTCGGTCAGCTCCAGCGCGCCCAGCTGGTGGCTGGGGCTCAGGCGGGCCTCGAAGAGGTTGACCAGCAGGCGGGTGGTGTGGGCGTTGTTGCGGAGCGCGTCCTCCATGTAGTCCTGGGAGAACGTGCTGCCCGCCTGGCGCAGGTACTTGGCGTAGGCGCGCAGCATCATCGCCTGGCGCCAGGTCAGCCCGGCGGTCAGGACCAGGCCGTTGAAGCCGTCGTTCTCGGCCTGGCCGGTCCAGGTGGCCGCGAAGGCCTCCTGGACGCGCTCGCGGGCCTCGTCGGTCAGCTCGGTGCCCTCGCGCAGCCGCAGGCCGAAGTCGTACACCCAGGCGGTGCTGTGGTCCGAGCGGGTCAGCGCGTACGGGTGCTCGTCGAGCACCTCGACGCCGAGCCGCTGCAGGACGGGCAGGACCTCGGTCAGCGAGATCGGGCCGCCGACCCGGTAGATCTTGAAGCGGCGCTCGTCGTCGCCCGCGCCCACCGGCTGGTACAGGTTCAGGCGGAAGTCGCCCTCGCCGGCCAGCGACTCGATCTGCTTGAGGTCGGCGACGGCGGTGCGGGCGGTGAAGTCGGCGCGGTAGCCGTCGGGGAAGGCGTTGGCGTACCGGCGGGACAGGTCCGCGGCCCGCTCCTCGCCCAGCTCGACGTGCAGCTGGTCGTTGAAGCCGTCCATCCAGAACCGGGCGGCCTCGGCGAGCTTGCCCTCGATCCGCTCGACCTCGGCGTCCGACAGGTACGGCAGCTCGCTGCCGGGGGTGACCCGGACGACGAAGTGCAGGCGGGTCAGCACCGACTCGGTGGCGTACACCGTGTAGTCGATCGCGGCGCCGTTCAGCTCCTGCATCAGGATGTCCATCAGGCGCAGCCTGATGCGGGTGGTGTAGCGGTCACGCGGCAGGTAGACCAGCGCGGAGAAGTAGCGCCCGTACTCGTCCTGGCGCAGGAACAGCCGCAGCCGGCGGCGCTCCTGGAGGTAGAGCACGCTGGTGGCGATCTGGAGCAGTTCCTCGGCGGGGGTCTGGAAGATCTCGTCCCGGGGGAAGGTCTCCAGGATCTGCAGCAGGTCGCGGCCGTCGTGGCTGTCGCTGGAGAAGCCGGAGGCGTTCAGCACGTCCTGCACCTTGCGGCGCACCACCGGGATGCGGGAGACCGACTCGGTGTACGCGGCGGCGGAGAACAGGCCGAGGAAGCGGCGCTCGCCGATCACCTCGCCGTTGGCGTCGAAGCGCTTCACGCCGACGTAGTCGAGGTAGGCGGGGCGGTGCACGGTCGCCCGGCTGTTGGCCTTGGTGAGGACCAGCAGCTTCTTCTCGTGCGCCTTGGCGCGCACCGGCGCGGAGAGCCGGCCGAAGGCCTCGCTGACCGGGTGGTGGTCGGTGTCGTGGCTGAGCGGGTCGGAGCGCAGGATGCCGAGGCCGGTGCCGGCGACGGCGCGCAGCACCTCCTCGCCCTCGTGCTCGACCAGGTCGTACTCGCGGTAGCCGAGGAAGGTGAAGTGGTCGTCGGCGAGCCAGCGCATCAGCTCCCAGGCCTCGCCGACCTCCTGCTCGGGCAGGTGGGCCGGGGGCTGCTCGGCGAGTTCGTCGGCCAGTCGCAGCGCGGACTCGCGCATCTTCGACCAGTCCTCGACGACCTCGCGGACGTCACCGAGGACGCGGCGCAGGTCGGACTCGATGGCGCGGAGGTCCTCGCGGTCCGTCTCGCGGTCGATCTCGATGTGCATCCAGGACTCGACCACGGCGTCGGCGGGCCATTCGGCGCCGGCGGCCTGGCTGCGCGAGCAGGCGTCGATGTCCAGGATCTCCAGCAGCTTGCCGGTGATGTCACGGCGGACGACCAGCTGGGGGTGGATCACGATGTGGATCGCGCGGTCCTGGCGGGACAGCTCGTTGGTGACCGAGTCGACCAGGAAGGACATGTCGTCGGTGACGACCTCGACCACCGTGTGGCCGCAGGACCAGCCGTTCTCCTCGACGCTCGGGGTGTGCACCCGGACCTCGGCGGTCCCCTGGGGCCGCTTGAGCCCGAGGCGGTAGTGCGAGGCGGCGGCCCCGTACACGTCGACCGGGTCCCGGCTGATCAGGTCCTCGGGGGCGGTGTGGAGGTAGTAGTGGTGCAGGTACGCGGTCAGAGCACCGTTGCTCAGACCCTCCCCTGGCGCCGCTCCCCCCACCTGGCTGTTCTCAGCGGCTGCTGCTGCCTTGGTGAGCAGTTCGGCCTTGGCTGCGTCCAGCTTGGTCTGCATGGCTGTTTGGCTCCTGTCGCGCGCCGTTGCGTGACTCGGTGGTGTGTGGGTGTGCACCGCCGGGTCTTCCGCAATCCTGCCGCACCGTCCGGCCGAAAGGCTTCCATGGCACGCATGAAATGCCCTTGTAACGGGTAAGAGACGATGTTTTGGCCTGCGGAGCCAACCCGACGACGTCAGCCAGCCTAACGGGAGGAAACGAAGGTGTCAGGGGACAGGGAGGCACAAACCCGCAGGAAGATCGGTCCGTCCTGGACACCTTGTCCAAAGCCCGGGCGCCGCCGTGCTCCGGTACGGCCGGCCGTCACCGCGGGTTCGGCCGCCCGCCACCGGGCGCTCAGCCCATGTGCGGGTAGCGGTACCCGGCCGGCGGCACGAAGGTCTCCTTGATCGACCGGGCCGAGGTCCAGCGGAGCAGGTTCTGCGCCGCGCCGGCCTTGTCGTTGGTGCCGGACGCCCGGCCGCCGCCGAAGGGCTGCTGCCCGACCACCGCGCCGGTCGGCTTGTCGTTGATGTAGAAGTTGCCCGCCGCGAACCGCAGCTCCTCCACCGCCTGCGCGACGGCGTACCTGTCCCGCGCCATCACCGCGCCGGTCAGCCCGTACGGCGAGCCCGAGTCGACCCGGCGCAGCACGTCGTCCCAGCGGGCGTCCTCGTAGACGTGCACGGCGAGGATCGGCCCGAAGTACTCGGTCCGGAAGATCTCGTTGCGGTGGTCGCCGCAGACCAGCACCGTCGGCCGGACGAACCAGCCGATGGCGTCGTCGTACTGGCCGCCGGCCGCCAGTTCCACGGTCGGGTCCTGGACGGCCCGGTCGATGGCGGCCTGGTTCTTGCGGAACGCCCGCCGGTCGATCAGCGCCCCCATGAAGTTGCTGAAGTCGGAGACGTCGCCGACGGTGATCGCGTCCACCTCGGCCAGGAACTCGTCCTTGATCCTCTGCCAGAGGCTGCGCGGCAGGTAGGCCCGGGAGAGCGCCGAGCACTTCTGGCCCTGGTACTCGAAGGCGCCGCGGACCAGCGCCGTCCGCAGGCTGTCGGGGTCGGCGGAGCGGTGGGCGAGCAGGAAGTCCTTGCCGCCGGTCTCGCCGACGATCCGCGGGTAGCCGCGGTAACTGCCGATGTTGGCGCCGACGGTCTTCCACAGCGACTGGAAGGTGGCGGTGGAGCCGGTGAAGTGCAACCCGGCCAGGGCCGGGTTGGCCAGGGCCACCTGGGACAGCTGGAGGCCGTCGCCGGTCACCATGTTGATCACCCCGGGCGGCAGCCCGGCCTCCTCCAGCACCCGCATCAGGTAGTGGGCGGAGAGCGTCTGGGTGGGGGCCGGCTTCCACACCACGGTGTTGCCCATCAGCGCCGGCGCGGTCGGCAGGTTGCCGGCGATCGCGGTGAAGTTGAACGGCGTGACGGCGTAGACGAAGCCCTCCAGCGGCCGGTGGTCGGTGCGGTTCCACACCCCCGGTGAGGAGAGCGGCTGGTCGGCCAGGATCTGCCGGGCGAAGTGGACGTTGAAGCGCCAGAAGTCGACCAGCTCGCAGGAGGAGTCGATCTCGGCCTGCTGGGCGGTCTTGGACTGCCCGAGCATGGTGGCCGCCGCGAGCGTCTCGCGCCACGGACCGGCCAGCAGGTCGGCCGCGCGCAGGAACACCGCCGCCCGGTCGTCGAAGGAGAGCGAGCGCCAGGCCGGACCGGCCGCCAGCGCGGCGTCGACCGCCAGCTGGGAGTCCTCCCGGGTGGCGTTGCCGAGCACGCCGAGCTTGGCGGCGTGGTGGTGGGGCTGGACGACGTCGATCCGCTCGCCGCCGCCGAAGCGCTGCTCACCGGCGATGGTCATCGGCAGCGGGACGGTCTCGGCGGCCATCTCGTCGAGCTTGCGCTCCAGCCGGGCCCGCTCGGGGCTGCCGGGCGCGTAGCCGTGCACCGGTTCGTTGACCGGGGTCGGGACCTGGGTCACTGCGTCGATGGGCATGGTGGCTCCGCTCGCTCTGGTGCGCGCCGGGGGTGGCGTCAAACCAGATTGACCAGTTCCGCACCGTTCGGCCCGGTCTGACACGCCCTCGGACGCGTGGCACCGGACACGCCGTCAGGCGTGCGAGCGGCTGGCGACCGCCCCGCACCGGCCGGCCGCCGCGGCCCCCGGCTCAGGCCGCCAGCCGGCCGGCCAGCTCCACCGCCTCCGCCAGGCTGTCGACCACCGGCACCCCGACCGGCTCCAGCTTCTCGCGGGTGTGCGAGCCGCCGCTGTAGAGCACGGCGTGCGCCCCGACGCTCAGCGCGGCCAGCGCGTCGTCGGCGGCGTCCCCGATCAGCACCGTGCGCGCCGGGTCGACCCGCTCCCCCAGCGCGGCCAGGTGCCGCGACAGGTAGGTGGCCTTCTGACCGCCGGACGGACCGCTGCGCCCGTCGACCCGGACGAAGTGCCCGCTGATCCCGAACCGCTCGACCACCGGGACCAGCCGGTCGTGCTCGTACATCGACAGCAGCGACTGGCTGTGGCCGGACTCGCCCCAGGCGCTCAGCAGCCCGAGCGCGCCCTCGGTCAGCCCGCACGCCGGGCTGAGCTCGTGGTACCGGTCGTGGAACGCGTCGTCGAGCAGGATCCACTCGGCCTCGCTGGGCAGCCGGCCGAGCAGCCGCTGGTAGAACCGCGGGATCGGGATCTCGTACTGCTCCCGGTACTCCTGCAGGCTCAGCGGGGCGATGCCGAGGGTCGCGAAAGCGGCGTTGCTCGCTCCGAGCACCGCCTCCATGTCGTGGAAGAGCGTGCCGTTCCAGTCCCAGACGATATGAGTGCGCACCTCGGAACGGTAACCGGAGCACCCGGCGGACCGGAAGTGACGGGGGCGGGGCACCCGCGCCGGGCCGCCGCGGGTGCCCCGCCGGGGTCAGGCCAGCAGGGACGCGATCTCCTGGGTGGCGAACCAGAGCAGGTCGTGGTCCTCGGCGCCGTCCACGGTGAACTGGGCGTCCTGGTCGCCGG
Protein-coding regions in this window:
- the pruA gene encoding L-glutamate gamma-semialdehyde dehydrogenase, producing MDAVTQVPTPVNEPVHGYAPGSPERARLERKLDEMAAETVPLPMTIAGEQRFGGGERIDVVQPHHHAAKLGVLGNATREDSQLAVDAALAAGPAWRSLSFDDRAAVFLRAADLLAGPWRETLAAATMLGQSKTAQQAEIDSSCELVDFWRFNVHFARQILADQPLSSPGVWNRTDHRPLEGFVYAVTPFNFTAIAGNLPTAPALMGNTVVWKPAPTQTLSAHYLMRVLEEAGLPPGVINMVTGDGLQLSQVALANPALAGLHFTGSTATFQSLWKTVGANIGSYRGYPRIVGETGGKDFLLAHRSADPDSLRTALVRGAFEYQGQKCSALSRAYLPRSLWQRIKDEFLAEVDAITVGDVSDFSNFMGALIDRRAFRKNQAAIDRAVQDPTVELAAGGQYDDAIGWFVRPTVLVCGDHRNEIFRTEYFGPILAVHVYEDARWDDVLRRVDSGSPYGLTGAVMARDRYAVAQAVEELRFAAGNFYINDKPTGAVVGQQPFGGGRASGTNDKAGAAQNLLRWTSARSIKETFVPPAGYRYPHMG
- a CDS encoding NAD-glutamate dehydrogenase; amino-acid sequence: MQTKLDAAKAELLTKAAAAAENSQVGGAAPGEGLSNGALTAYLHHYYLHTAPEDLISRDPVDVYGAAASHYRLGLKRPQGTAEVRVHTPSVEENGWSCGHTVVEVVTDDMSFLVDSVTNELSRQDRAIHIVIHPQLVVRRDITGKLLEILDIDACSRSQAAGAEWPADAVVESWMHIEIDRETDREDLRAIESDLRRVLGDVREVVEDWSKMRESALRLADELAEQPPAHLPEQEVGEAWELMRWLADDHFTFLGYREYDLVEHEGEEVLRAVAGTGLGILRSDPLSHDTDHHPVSEAFGRLSAPVRAKAHEKKLLVLTKANSRATVHRPAYLDYVGVKRFDANGEVIGERRFLGLFSAAAYTESVSRIPVVRRKVQDVLNASGFSSDSHDGRDLLQILETFPRDEIFQTPAEELLQIATSVLYLQERRRLRLFLRQDEYGRYFSALVYLPRDRYTTRIRLRLMDILMQELNGAAIDYTVYATESVLTRLHFVVRVTPGSELPYLSDAEVERIEGKLAEAARFWMDGFNDQLHVELGEERAADLSRRYANAFPDGYRADFTARTAVADLKQIESLAGEGDFRLNLYQPVGAGDDERRFKIYRVGGPISLTEVLPVLQRLGVEVLDEHPYALTRSDHSTAWVYDFGLRLREGTELTDEARERVQEAFAATWTGQAENDGFNGLVLTAGLTWRQAMMLRAYAKYLRQAGSTFSQDYMEDALRNNAHTTRLLVNLFEARLSPSHQLGALELTEGIVEELSGALDEVVSLDEDRILRSFLHLIQATLRTNFFQHSSETGDWHRYVSMKFDPKAIPDLPAPRPAFEIWVYSPQVEGVHLRFGKVARGGLRWSDRREDFRTEILGLVKAQMVKNTVIVPVGAKGGFVAKQLPDPSVDRDAWLAEGIASYKTFISALLDITDNLKAGEVVHPQDVVRHDEDDTYLVVAADKGTATFSDIANGVAESYGFWLGDAFASGGSAGYDHKGMGITARGAWESVKRNFRELGHDTQSEDFTVVGIGDMSGDVFGNGMLLSEHIRLVAAFDHRHIFLDPNPDAAVSYAERRRLFDLPRSSWDDYDKSLISTGGGVFPRSAKSIQLSSQVRAVLGIEQARLTPAELMKAILQSPVDLFWNGGIGTYVKASTETNAEVGDKANDAIRVNGSDVRARVVGEGGNLGCTQLGRIEYAASGGPEATGGWINTDAIDNSAGVDTSDHEVNIKILLNQVVADGDMTVKQRNKLLAEMTDEVGHLVLRNNYAQNVVLANAVAQAVSMVNVHSRMINRLEADGQLDRALEFLPAERQIRERQQNGRGLSQPELSVLLAYTKITLADELLATELPDDPYFRTALQEYFPSALRARFGEAIDAHALRREIITTLIVNDTINRGGCTFAFRLREETGATYEEIARTHTAARAVFGLEEIWAEIEGLDTKVSARAQTRMRLHSRRLVERATRWMLNNRRQPLDIAGTIEFFHDRVNQVWGSLPKPLRGEDLVWFEHVYNELAEAGVPEGLATRIAGLSSTFPTLDITEVADRSGKDVAEVADLYYDLADRLQITHLLDRIIELPRVDRWSSMARAAIREDLFAAHAALTADILACGGEGATPEERYTAWAELNATLLNRAKSTLDDIRGSDNYELSSLSVAMRVIRTLLRTGSMR
- a CDS encoding HAD family hydrolase, with translation MRTHIVWDWNGTLFHDMEAVLGASNAAFATLGIAPLSLQEYREQYEIPIPRFYQRLLGRLPSEAEWILLDDAFHDRYHELSPACGLTEGALGLLSAWGESGHSQSLLSMYEHDRLVPVVERFGISGHFVRVDGRSGPSGGQKATYLSRHLAALGERVDPARTVLIGDAADDALAALSVGAHAVLYSGGSHTREKLEPVGVPVVDSLAEAVELAGRLAA
- a CDS encoding RNA polymerase sigma factor, with amino-acid sequence MELSLRSRLRAGDQSALGELFDEQARDLYRYAVRASGDWATAEDVVSLTFLEAWRLRGKLREEGESVRPWLFGIAANVLRNTARAARRHQAALARMPAREVVPDFADELVGRLDDSAELAAAHRALARLRRGEREVFTLCVWAGLDYAGAAQALGVPVGTVRSRLSRARTRLRKLAQEELARARIGTEPGDGSGQVQGGRREAARSMREKSR